One region of Carya illinoinensis cultivar Pawnee chromosome 8, C.illinoinensisPawnee_v1, whole genome shotgun sequence genomic DNA includes:
- the LOC122274291 gene encoding 50S ribosomal protein L21, chloroplastic-like has product MASASATLSLCSSLPTHCRISTKQYPSPTFSFSNNSNLRSLLPSSPTLSLSSSYSSRTFPLLPKSSESEAAVLESESGSPEPESAEFVQTSPVQVPKREQVFAVVMIGSRQYIVFPGRFIYTQRLKGANVNDKIILNKVLLIGTRTSTYIGKPVVTNAAVHAVVEEQGLDPKVIVFKYKKKKNYRRNIGHRQPNTRIRITGITGYQDYPAVTLES; this is encoded by the exons ATGGCCTCTGCCTCTGCAACCCTTTCCTTATGTTCCTCTCTCCCAACCCACTGCAGAATCTCTACAAAGCAATACCCTTCCCCGACTTTCTCTTTCTCTAACAATTCCAATCTCAGGTCTCTCTTACCCTCTTCccccaccctctctctctcttcttcttattcttcgcGTACATTTCCACTTCTCCCCAAGTCCTCAGAATCTGAGGCAGCCGTGCTTGAGTCTGAATCCGGTTCACCGGAGCCCGAATCCGCAGAATTCGTCCAAACCTCCCCAGTTCAAGTCCCCAAGCGAGAGCAAGTGTTCGCTGTGGTTATG ATAGGATCGCGCCAATACATTGTTTTTCCTGGGCGGTTTATCTATACTCAGAGGCTTAAAGGCGCTAATGTCAACGATAAG ATTATCCTGAACAAGGTGTTACTCATCGGAACCAGAACAAGTACGTACATTGGAAAACCAGTGGTGACTAATGCTGCTGTGCATGCTGTAGTTGAAGAGCAG GGTTTAGATCCCAAAGTAATTGTCTTCAAgtataagaagaagaaaaactatCGAAGAAACATTGGTCATCGACAA CCAAATACAAGGATACGCATAACAGGCATCACAGGCTATCAGGACTATCCAGCTGTTACACTTGAATCATAG